Below is a genomic region from Candidatus Gastranaerophilales bacterium.
TTTGTAGAACCAATCAAGATTTCTTTATCGTCAAAAACTGCCCATTTGCCGTGCATTCTTTGATTAATTTTTTCATCAAAATTATACAATCTCACGGGCACATCATTTGCGACAAGCTCGTTGTATGCCTTTCTACAATACGGAAATTCTTCTAAAATATCTGAAGAAACTATAAATTTGGCATCTAAATCGCCTGATTTTGTTCTTTTAACAATTGTTTGAATAAGTTCTTTATCCGACAAGACAAACAGCTCGCCACGAACTTTGCTTGCGGTATTTAACTTATCTTGCAAATATTTGCGTGTGGTTTCTTTACCTTCGCCACCAACGTATTTGAGTTCATTAGGTTTTGTCGCCAACACTTTAATTTTTGGATTTTCTATAGGTTGTGTTTTAATCAAATCAAGTTTTGACAAATCTGCAGGGTCATATCTGTGAAGATATTCAGGTTTATTATAAATAGCACCGACCACATTCATGTAGTCCACATTTTCTTGTTTAATTTCTTTCCTCATGCCTGAATAAGCGTCTTGTTCTTCTTCCGATAAAGGACCGGCTACAAGTTTTGTTTTGCCGAGTCTTTGCCATGCAAATTTCCAGTCTGTATTAAAAATATCCTCAATTATATTATCCACTTCGGAATTTTTATATTTTGTTTGAGTTTCAATCGCAACGCAAGCATCATGATTAGCACAAGAGTGTGTGCCCCAGTTCATACCGCCCATAATAACCTTTTTGCCGTCAACAGCAAGCATTTTGACGTGCTGCAAAGCTGCACCGTTTTGAGCAGCCCTCGGATAAGGCACTACGTCTATACCATTTTCCTTGAGGTATTTAATCATATCTTGATTGTTGTAATGACGGTCTTTTTCGCCGTTTCCGTTCATATACCACTTATGAGCGTCCAGTATAACTTGCACTTTTAAATTCGGATTTTCTTTTTTCTTGGAAATTAAAATCGGCAAAATGCTTTTTTGTTCTTCAAACCCCGGAGTAACTTCAGCTCCATTTGCCGGCCATTTGTGACCATCTACTTTAAGGTTTTGAAATTCAAACATTTCAACCTGAATTGATTTTTCAGCACTTTTTATATATTCAATCGTTTTATCAAAAATTTGCCCACCATCAATCAATGTGGTGACGTTAGTTTTTCCGACTTGGGCAGTTTTACTCGGCTCCGGCAAAACTTGCGGAACAAATGTTAAATGTTTCAAATATTGACGCAAAAAATCATCAACAGAAATTCCAAACTTATTGGAACTTTCGATAATTTTTGACGCCATAAAATAAGAAACGCCCGGCAATTCTACAGGGTTCATTTTTTTGGGAGTTTTCACATCAACTGGAGGTAGGGTATTTTTATCTTCTTTTTTACCTCGAAAGGGAACTAAAACAGGTTTTTGTGAAAATCGAAACGGATTAACAACTAAACTCAAACTCATCTTTTACTCCGGCACCTCAAGTAATGTTTAATTATTACACTTATAGTAATTCTTGACAAGTAATTGTATATACTTAAATTATAAAAATTTACAATCATTTCACTATAGAATTGACCCGATATTTAAGACTAACAAAAACAGGGGTTTGGGAATATTTTATACTTATCGGCAACTTTTTCTTTTAGGAAACTTATATACATGCAAGTTACTAATGGTGTTTTTTAATATATGAAAGTTTACATTCAGCCAAATTATGCTAAAAATTCTACTAAACAGTCTTTTACAGGTCTGACAAATGACCTTAAAAAAAAGATATATGAAAATAATTCAGAAATTAATATTGTATCTTTGAAAAACCCGAAAGCAAACGGCACAGCCGGGACTCTCCCTCCGGAATGGATGGCTAAAATACCTAAAGAACAACGGCAAAATACAATTAAAATATTTTACAGCGAAATGAAAGATATACCTGAAACCCTGCGAAAATACGATTACACTACAAGAGCAAAAAAGAAAGCTTCAAAAAAATTAACCAAAGCCTTTTACAATGCGGGATTAATCGACAAAAAGCAAAAACTCGAGCTAAATGAACGTGGACGAGGTTCAGCCGGATACGGCTACAAAATTGACGGTCTGAACGGAAAAACAGATTATATTATCAAAGTTTTTCATACATATACCGATAATGATAGACAAACAGGTCCCTATATAGAGATTAATCGTGCCTTATACTGGCAAAAAAATGCAGGACATAACTCAAACCGTACAAATTTCTACTTTGGCGATTTAGACTCAGGATACATGGTTACAAAATTTATCAACGATAAAACTCCAAAACCAAAACACAACACAAACCCTCTACTTTTAGGACTTGTGCCGAGAGATGACGGCGAAGGTAATACTATCAATGGTTACAAAATTGACTACGGCTATCTCGACAAATATGGAATGACCCTTGCCGGCGACAAAGTCTATGAGCTTACCGGCCCCTTAGCTGAAAACAAAAACGCCAGATTTGCCTTCAAAAAACTCTTTGAATCTCAAGACAAAAATCAAACTTGGAACAATCTGTTGACAAATCCTAAATACAAAAATAAAAGCGACATAAAAGCAGGCATGGTACTTGCCATTGATTTTATGGAAAATAAAGAAGAAAAATATACTCAAATGTATGAATCTTTGAATAGCATCAAAAGTGCCAAAGAGGCAGATATTCTTGAACGTGCTTTGGTCCAAAAGCTAGAGCTGGCACCACAAAACAAAATTGCTGATTATGCGAAAGAAATGATGAGCAAACGCACTGATTTATTGTCGACTCTAAATTACAAATCACAAATGATTAAAGATGCAAAAGCAAAAGAAGAAATAAACAAAGCACTAACCAGCTATATGAGGATGATGGGCGGTTATCAACAATACGGTATGATGTATTAAATTTTGTTTATTTTTCTCTCGAAATTGGCAATTTCTACAATTTAAAAACTTAACATGAATATAAGGTTAATGTGGATTTTTCATGCTAAATTCTAACTTAGGACACAACATAAGCTTTAAACAAGCAGATGTAAATATCTTGGCTTTAAGTGACACTCACGGTGACACCAAAAGTACTATACCTTTATACCAAAATATTAAAGATAGCAAAGACGATGTCTTCATAAAAAAATCAGCCCCATCCACCTTAAACCTTTTGGCTGTTGTAGGGGATTGGTTTATGAACCCTACACAAAAAGGCTTTTTAACATATCCTAAAATGACGACCGGACAATACCAATCTGTATTTTTGAACGCAATTATTAAAAAAACCAAAAGCTTTGTACCCGATTTAAAAGTCCTTTATACCCCCGGCAATCACTGTCTTGACGGTGGCTCAAAAGTGCTTCTTGAAAACACAAAAAACATAGACATGGACACAATAATATCAAACTCTCATATAGAAAATGCCCCTGATATAAAAAACTTAGACAAATCAAGTAAAAATAAAATTTCTGAATCAAAAATACTTGAAATTCCTGACGACAAAGACCCTAAAAAAATCCACAAAGTTTTGGCACTCGGCATAATCCCCATAAACATCGATTATCTCGTAAAAGAAGATATCTCCGGATTGGGACTTTTTGGCACTAAAAATATTAAAGATGCGGATTTAAAAGAAAAAGATGCCAGAGAAACTTGCGTTGCTCTGAAAGAAATCGTAGATAAATTTAAAGAAAAAAACCCTGACGGAGCCGTCATGCTTATGAGCCACGCCGGAGAGCCCGTTTCAAAAACCATTGCCAGAAACGTGCAAAATATTGACTTGATTTTGAACGCTCACGACCATCAAGATAAATTATCCTACGTAAAAAATGATGACGGTAAAATCACTCGAATTGTTTCGCTTTCTCAAAATGCTCAAAAAATTGAAGGCGTAAATATTCATTTTGACGACGACAACAATATCACAGTAAGCTCAAAACCACATTATACCGATTTTAAAAACATTGACCCTAAAAACCCAATTCAAGCTCTTTATAACTATTTATTCAAAAAAGATTTATCACCGATTTTTTCAATAAAAGACCCCCTCGGTCGCTCTGAATTAAGCATTGACAATGTAAGATATGAAAATAATGATTTGGCAAATTTCTGCACCGACGCTGTTTACTCAGAAATCAAAAAAGAACACCCTGAAGTAACGGTTTTTGGAGTCGGTTCAACTGCGTTTAGAAAAAATCTCCCCACATCAACCAACAGACCAATTATAAATATGGACAACATAGACCTTATGAAAGGAATAGCAGGAGAACTCGCAAATGTAATGGTAGGTTCGATTTCAGGACAAATACTCGCAAGCTATATTTACGAAAATGTTATTGACAATCTATCAAGCCCAAGCAGAAACGCCTTAAATCAATTTTCAGGAATCGTAATTAACAAAGCAGCTATTCAGGATTTGAGCCAAAACAACATAAACATTAACTCCAAAAACCCGAAATGTGCTTATCAATACATTCAAATAAGAAACGAATTTGGAGAATTTGAGCCTATTGACCCTGAAAAAAATTACAATGTAGCTCTGCCTAAAAAATTGTTCGTAAAATCAACGAATAAGCCATTCCACGACTCAATCAAAAATTTCGAAAACACAAATATTCCAGTCGACGCATATTTTAGACAATTCGCAGAAAATTGCGCTAAAGAAATTGATTTAAATCTCGATTATAGAATAATAACCTAAACGAATTATTCGACACAAAATGTCACGTTTAATTGTATTTTTTCTTTTTACTGCTACGATAATGGCAAGAAAAGAAGGAATTTTTATGTCTGAAAGTATTTTGTTTGTTATCGATGAACTTGAACTTAAGTATTTTGAATTTAATGATTTAGTCTCAAATTTTTGGATTATTAAAGGTTTTTTGGAAAGAGGCTACAAAGTAGACATTACAACCAAAAACTCGCTTTATATTAAAAATTCCATCGGCTACACGAAAGCTCAGCCCTCTTTTTTGAAAAATAATGATATTTTTTGTGAAAAGCACTTTGTAAATCATCCTATTAATGATTATGACGTCGTTTTCTTTAGACCCGACCCACCCGTAAACGTTAATTATATTGACGCTTGTTACGTTTTCGATTTCGTCGACAGAGAAAAAACCCTCTTGATTAACGACCCTTCTAAAATTAAGGACTTCAATGAAAAATTTCATATTAATTATTTCCCTAATTATGTCCCAAAAAACATCGTAACAAGTTCAAAAAGTTTGATTAGAGAATTTGTTGACGAAAATGAAGAAGCAATTATTAAACCACTCAATCGATGCTTTGGAAGCGGAGTATATTATTTAAATAAAACAGACAAAAACTTGAACTCCATTGTATCTTCCTTGACTGAAAATGAAAAAACTCCCGTCATGGTTCAAAAATATTTGAAAAAAGCTACAGAAGGCGACAAAAGAGTATTGATTGTCGGAGAAAAAGTCTACGATGAAACAATTCAAAAATTACCCGGCGACAGAGATTTTAAATTCAACACTCACTCTGATAATTTTTTCAAAGCTACAAAACTGACTCCTCGAGAAAAATTAATCGCTGAAGATGTCGCAAAAACATTGAACAAGCAAGGTTTATATCTGGTCGGGCTCGATGTGATTGATGAAAATATAATCGAAATAAATGTTACAAGCCCATGTTATTTCTTTAGAGAAATTAATAAAACTTACGGGATTAATTTCCACACTATCGTTATGAAGGATATAATAAACCTTATAAACAACAAAACAAAGGCTATGACACGTGATTTATGCTTGAACTAGCACAAGAAAACACCATAAAAAATAAAGATGATTTATTAGAAATATTTTTCGATGGCATAAAACAAACTCAAAAAATAGGAGTTGAATTCGAAAAAATTGCCGTTTATAAAAATTCTAACAAAGCTGTTGGCTATGAAGATATAAAAAAACTCTTATTGAATTTTAAATCTGCAAACTGGGAAAAAACATATAAAGATGGTGCCCTTTTGGGGTTATCAGGCTCCCTCGGAAATATTTCCCTAGAACCGGGAAGCCAAGTAGAAATAAGCTTTAAACCTTTAAATACAATAAATGAAATCCATGAAAATATAGACAACTACCTTTGTCAGCTTTATACTGCCTGCGAAAATCTCAATATATCTTTTTTAGAACTGGGAGCTCAACCTCTCTCTACGTTTGAAAATATAAACATTATTCCTAAAAAACGATATGAATATATGTCACGATATTTGCCGACAAAAGGCGAATACCCCTTTGTTATGATGAGAGAAACAGCTGGTATCCAAGCAAGTTTTGACTACAACAGTGAAAAAGACGCTATGGAAAAATTAGCACTTGCCCTAAAATTGAGCCCAATTATCAGTGCAGTTTTTGCAAATTCTCCTGTAAGAAACGGCAAACTAAACGGATACAAATCTTTTAGAGCCAATAGTTGGCTTCACATGGACAACGACAGGTGCGGACTTGTATCAAAAAATTTAGTTGAAAATCCTCAAGATTTTTCCTTTGAAAAATATATGGAAATACTTCTTGATGTTCCGATGATTTTTGTAGAAAAAGACGGTATTTCTATTCCTATATCAGATTTGACATTTAGAGAATATATCAAATCTGGTTTTAAAGGCCTACAAGCTTCAAAACAAGATTGGCTCACCCACCTGAGCCTGTTTTTCCCTGACGTTAGGCTTAAAAATTATATTGAGATAAGAAATCACGACAGCCAAAAAAGAGAATTCGTCGAAGCAATTCCTGCTTTTTGGAAGGGACTTTTATATAACGCAAAATATTTTAACAAAGCTAAAAAACTTATTGAAAATCTGAATTTTTATCAAATATCACTCCTAAGACAAAATACTCCAAAAACAGGACTTACAGAACCTATAAGGGATTTAGCCCTTCAACTTTTCTCGATTGCATTTGATAGTTTAAAAGAAATGAATCTTAATGAAGAAGCCTATCTTCAACCGATAATGAGCCTTTTGGCAAAAAACAAAACCCCTGCTGATTTAATCATTGACTCATTGCAAAATAATTAAAATCGCACCAAATATCATTATGCTCGCCCCAACCAGTTTCTTTTTTATCTCTTTTTCGTGAAAAATACGATACCCTAAAAAAACACTCACCAACGTCGAAAGTTGAAACAAAGAAAGAGCATACCCGACATTCATTCTTTCAAAAACAAAATTGGTCGAAAGTTGCATTAATCCCATCAAAACCGCCAATAAAATATATTTAGAAATATCCTCAGGCTTAATCTTTCGATTAACGTTATTTGATTTGAAAAATAAAATCAAAAACGAAAACAAAGCACCGAACCAACACCACACGCAAAATGATGCCAAAGGTGAAGATAAAACAATAACTTTTTTGATAAAAATTGCCTCTATTCCGGTAAAAATCAAGGCTAACAGTCTATACCTGACATCTTTCCTTAAAAATATTTTCCAAGTAAATTTTTCCTCTAACGTATCAAATACAAAATAACTGCCTAAAATTACAAAAAACATTCCAATCAAGCCATAAATTTTAGGAATTTCGCCAAGTAAAATTATACCAAAAATGAGACCCACAACTGCTTTATAAGAATTTATCGGCCCCAAAACCGATAATTCACCGGTTTTTAATGCCTTTATTAAAAAAGCATTTCCAAAAGCTCCGAAAAAGCCACCAATTAGAGCATATTCCCAAAATTTTAAAGAATAATTATTATTAAAAAACAATGGCAGATATATTAAACAGCAAAAGCCTAAAAGAATATAAGTAAAAAAATTAACACGAAATACATCTCTGCCTGTGCCTACCAATTTTTTTTGGACAACATTTGCAACTGGATTAGACAAAATTCTTAAAATAATTGATGTGTATAATAATTCCACTCTCTAGCTCCTTATTAATTTTATATCAAATTTAGCTAAAAATCGCTTTTATAAAAATAAATAATAAAATTTATACCTCCACAATCGTGAAATAAATAACACCATAAGGCTGTTATAAATAGTATTTAAGGGGGAACAACACTTGTATATAATTCACGATTAATCTTGTATTTTTATCTCAATTGTGACAACTAATCCTTTCACCCTATTCCTTTCAAGGTATTATATGTTATAATTGCTAAGCATAGTGTTTAATACCACCTACGAGATTTCTCAAAGAAAGGTTTTTGTTAATGTATAATAGTCTTGATAAAGATTTATTTAAACTTTCAGATATTATTGACATTGATTTTATGCAAAGAATTCAAGATGACTTTGCTGACACATTGGGTTTTGCTGCTATAACAATTGATAATGAAAAACCGTTTACAAAACCTTCGAATTTCACTGATTTTTGTGTTTGTAAAACACGTAAATCTAAAGAAGGTATGAAAAATTGCCTCCACTGTGACTTAAAAGGCGGAGAAAAAGCTTTAAAAGAAAAAAAACCAGTAATCTATTCTTGCCATGCCGGTTTGACCGATTTTGCCGTGCCTATCACCATCGAAGGGAAACACATCGGCTCTATCCTTTGTGGACAAGTAAGAACCGATAAGCTTGATGAGAAAAAAATCAGACAATTAGCCAAAAAATACGACATAAACGAAGAAGAATACATCGAAGCTTATAGAAAAATAAAATACGTTCCCAAAGAACAATTGGAAATCGTCGCTAAAAGCCTTTGGTTAATAGCTAATACCGTATCCGAAATGGCATATAACAATTACAAGCTTATCGTAGAACAAAAAGTAAGAGCTTCTATTGAAAAAATTCTAAGAATTATAAATGAAAGTAATGAAAAAGAAGAAATCTTGCAACCAATGTGCAAAGAAATTGCTGATTTATTTAATATCGAAAGAGTTATAATAATGAAGTTTTCAGAACAAGGTCCTGAGCTTCAATGTGACTATACAATTAATCCTTCAATTTATACCATTAAAGAACATTTGTCTACTGAAGAATATCAAAAAGTACTTGATTTTTGGAATAAAAAACTACTCGAAAGAAACGAAATAACCATCTTTGATGATATTGAACAAGTCGGTGTACCTCCTCAAATAAAAAAATACTATTTGAATCATAAAATTAAAACCACTATGTCAAAAACTTTTTGTCGTACTGACGATTCTGTCATGGTTATTGTGCTAGCTAAATATTACGAAAACAGACCTTGGACAAAAATGAGCGAAGATACATTACGAGTAATTACCGCTCAAATTGAGGTTGCCCTTAATAAGGCAAAACTTCACCAAGAAAATTATATACAACAAGAACGTGAAAAAGCTCTTTTAAATAATTTACCATATACAGCTTGGCTAAAAGATAAAGATGGAAAATATCTAACAGTTAATAAAGTTGCTCTACAAATGTACGGACACAAAATAGAAGAAATACTCGGCAAAGATGATTTTGAAATTTTTGGTACAAATGCCGGAAAAATAAGACAAGAAGAAGATAGGAAGGTCATTGAGAGCAAACAGTCTATTTTCTTTGAGAAAGAATCCATGGTCAAAGGCATCAAAAGATATGTCGAAGGATATAAATCCCCTGTTTTTGACAAAAACGGCGAAGTTATAGCAACCGCAGGAATTGTTAAAGATGTAACTGATATAAAAGAAGTAGACCAAATTAAATCAGAATTTGTATCTATAGTAAGCCATGAATTGAGAACTCCTGTTACTTCAATCCGAGGCGGTTTGGAACTCGTTATTAACGGGCTTGTAGGAGAAATCCCAGAAAAAGCAAAAGAACTACTCAGAATTGCAAACAGCAACTCTCAAAGATTATGTGGCATTATTGACAATATATTAGATCTTGAAAAACTCGAAACAGATAATATCAAACTCGACAATGATTTCAATAATGTTAAACAAATGATTGAAAGCGTTATTAATGACAACAAAGCATACGCAGAACAAGCTCAAATACCGATTTTTACAGATATAGACCTTGATGATATTAATATTAAAGTTGATAGAAAACGCTTTATGCAGGTTTTAAGCAACTTATTGACAAACGCTATTAAATTTTCACTACCTGACAACAAAGTAAGTCTTATCGCAAAATGTATTAATAACAACATTCATATAGGAGTGACAAACAAAGGCCCTATAATACCAGAGGGCTCA
It encodes:
- a CDS encoding GRP family sugar transporter; translated protein: MELLYTSIILRILSNPVANVVQKKLVGTGRDVFRVNFFTYILLGFCCLIYLPLFFNNNYSLKFWEYALIGGFFGAFGNAFLIKALKTGELSVLGPINSYKAVVGLIFGIILLGEIPKIYGLIGMFFVILGSYFVFDTLEEKFTWKIFLRKDVRYRLLALIFTGIEAIFIKKVIVLSSPLASFCVWCWFGALFSFLILFFKSNNVNRKIKPEDISKYILLAVLMGLMQLSTNFVFERMNVGYALSLFQLSTLVSVFLGYRIFHEKEIKKKLVGASIMIFGAILIILQ
- a CDS encoding glutamate-cysteine ligase family protein; translated protein: MLELAQENTIKNKDDLLEIFFDGIKQTQKIGVEFEKIAVYKNSNKAVGYEDIKKLLLNFKSANWEKTYKDGALLGLSGSLGNISLEPGSQVEISFKPLNTINEIHENIDNYLCQLYTACENLNISFLELGAQPLSTFENINIIPKKRYEYMSRYLPTKGEYPFVMMRETAGIQASFDYNSEKDAMEKLALALKLSPIISAVFANSPVRNGKLNGYKSFRANSWLHMDNDRCGLVSKNLVENPQDFSFEKYMEILLDVPMIFVEKDGISIPISDLTFREYIKSGFKGLQASKQDWLTHLSLFFPDVRLKNYIEIRNHDSQKREFVEAIPAFWKGLLYNAKYFNKAKKLIENLNFYQISLLRQNTPKTGLTEPIRDLALQLFSIAFDSLKEMNLNEEAYLQPIMSLLAKNKTPADLIIDSLQNN
- a CDS encoding PocR ligand-binding domain-containing protein, which translates into the protein MYNSLDKDLFKLSDIIDIDFMQRIQDDFADTLGFAAITIDNEKPFTKPSNFTDFCVCKTRKSKEGMKNCLHCDLKGGEKALKEKKPVIYSCHAGLTDFAVPITIEGKHIGSILCGQVRTDKLDEKKIRQLAKKYDINEEEYIEAYRKIKYVPKEQLEIVAKSLWLIANTVSEMAYNNYKLIVEQKVRASIEKILRIINESNEKEEILQPMCKEIADLFNIERVIIMKFSEQGPELQCDYTINPSIYTIKEHLSTEEYQKVLDFWNKKLLERNEITIFDDIEQVGVPPQIKKYYLNHKIKTTMSKTFCRTDDSVMVIVLAKYYENRPWTKMSEDTLRVITAQIEVALNKAKLHQENYIQQEREKALLNNLPYTAWLKDKDGKYLTVNKVALQMYGHKIEEILGKDDFEIFGTNAGKIRQEEDRKVIESKQSIFFEKESMVKGIKRYVEGYKSPVFDKNGEVIATAGIVKDVTDIKEVDQIKSEFVSIVSHELRTPVTSIRGGLELVINGLVGEIPEKAKELLRIANSNSQRLCGIIDNILDLEKLETDNIKLDNDFNNVKQMIESVINDNKAYAEQAQIPIFTDIDLDDINIKVDRKRFMQVLSNLLTNAIKFSLPDNKVSLIAKCINNNIHIGVTNKGPIIPEGSASIFEKFSQIDASDTRKKGGIGLGLTISKLLIEKMGGKIGYTSSDGQTTFFVHLPKAN
- a CDS encoding phospholipase D-like domain-containing protein, yielding MSLSLVVNPFRFSQKPVLVPFRGKKEDKNTLPPVDVKTPKKMNPVELPGVSYFMASKIIESSNKFGISVDDFLRQYLKHLTFVPQVLPEPSKTAQVGKTNVTTLIDGGQIFDKTIEYIKSAEKSIQVEMFEFQNLKVDGHKWPANGAEVTPGFEEQKSILPILISKKKENPNLKVQVILDAHKWYMNGNGEKDRHYNNQDMIKYLKENGIDVVPYPRAAQNGAALQHVKMLAVDGKKVIMGGMNWGTHSCANHDACVAIETQTKYKNSEVDNIIEDIFNTDWKFAWQRLGKTKLVAGPLSEEEQDAYSGMRKEIKQENVDYMNVVGAIYNKPEYLHRYDPADLSKLDLIKTQPIENPKIKVLATKPNELKYVGGEGKETTRKYLQDKLNTASKVRGELFVLSDKELIQTIVKRTKSGDLDAKFIVSSDILEEFPYCRKAYNELVANDVPVRLYNFDEKINQRMHGKWAVFDDKEILIGSTNWSAMGLNQNLDKGKREDYELFAEKINEEIKEYLTKVKEFEDELGLPPLSRQHLDYKELLARRALLKQTINSLNKFGAAQVEMEGQKYNFTDEQKSTLCTVQGYYKIIKDRENAKEKYKRGNNECAIAFEKPSLANVFTKQFDKDWNHSVSNFDVLKDKVLQLQGEPSSNLDIIG
- a CDS encoding metallophosphoesterase; the protein is MLNSNLGHNISFKQADVNILALSDTHGDTKSTIPLYQNIKDSKDDVFIKKSAPSTLNLLAVVGDWFMNPTQKGFLTYPKMTTGQYQSVFLNAIIKKTKSFVPDLKVLYTPGNHCLDGGSKVLLENTKNIDMDTIISNSHIENAPDIKNLDKSSKNKISESKILEIPDDKDPKKIHKVLALGIIPINIDYLVKEDISGLGLFGTKNIKDADLKEKDARETCVALKEIVDKFKEKNPDGAVMLMSHAGEPVSKTIARNVQNIDLILNAHDHQDKLSYVKNDDGKITRIVSLSQNAQKIEGVNIHFDDDNNITVSSKPHYTDFKNIDPKNPIQALYNYLFKKDLSPIFSIKDPLGRSELSIDNVRYENNDLANFCTDAVYSEIKKEHPEVTVFGVGSTAFRKNLPTSTNRPIINMDNIDLMKGIAGELANVMVGSISGQILASYIYENVIDNLSSPSRNALNQFSGIVINKAAIQDLSQNNININSKNPKCAYQYIQIRNEFGEFEPIDPEKNYNVALPKKLFVKSTNKPFHDSIKNFENTNIPVDAYFRQFAENCAKEIDLNLDYRIIT